The following are from one region of the Salvia splendens isolate huo1 chromosome 2, SspV2, whole genome shotgun sequence genome:
- the LOC121765469 gene encoding uncharacterized protein LOC121765469, whose amino-acid sequence MTLLIHSPEISLLAGSGLPGRITPPIRRRNRKLSVSSGIKDLEKKEVSKLRRGGYGYEDCLLWLYGQVKQDETVSFSVSETTDEEGKKQDYYVNAGYAIRTIREEFPELFYRELSFDIYRDDIVFKDPLNTFSGIENYKSIFWALRLNGRIFFKALWVDIVSVWQPVENLIMVRWTVHGIPRVPWESHSRFDGTSEYKLDKDGKIYKHKVHNIALNGPQKFQVIGVEQLIQSIGCPSTPKPTYFKLQSPPATNIVPLVKLSAVKCYLASLLTRLKSEVKS is encoded by the exons ATGACGCTCCTCATTCACTCGCCCGAAATTTCATTACTCGCCGGAAGTGGACTGCCTGGCAGAATCACTCCGCCAATCAGAAGAAGAAACCGCAAGCTTTCCGTATCTTCGGGCATTAAGGATTTGGAAAAGAAAGAGGTTTCGAAATTGAGGAGGGGCGGCTACGGATACGAGGATTGTTTGCTGTGGTTGTACGGGCAGGTGAAGCAGGACGAGACGGTGTCGTTCTCGGTGAGCGAGACCACGGATGAGGAAGGGAAAAAGCAGGATTATTATGTGAATGCGGGTTACGCGATTAGAACTATCCGAGAAGAGTTTCCGGAGCTTTTCTACCGAGAACTAAgctttgatatatacag GGATGACATTGTCTTCAAGGATCCACTCAACACCTTTTCCGGCATTGAGAATTATAAGTCCATCTTCTGGGCTCTAAGACTTAACGGAAGGATTTTTTTCAAGGCCTTGTGGGTCGACATTGTAAGCGTGTGGCAGCCTGTGGAGAACCTGATAATGGTCCGTTGGACTGTCCATGGCATCCCACGAGTACCGTGGGAGAGTCATAGCAGATTTGATGGTACCTCTGAGTACAAGCTTGATAAGGACGGGAAGATCTATAAGCACAAAGTTCACAACATTGCGTTGAACGGACCTCAGAAGTTTCAAGTAATTGGTGTGGAGCAGTTGATTCAATCAATAGGTTGCCCCTCCACCCCAAAGCCTACTTATTTTAAACTTCAATCTCCTCCAGCGACAAATATTGTGCCCCTTGTGAAATTGTCTGCTGTTAAATGCTACTTAGCTTCTCTTCTAACCAGACTTAAATCTGAGGTCAAGTCATGA